A genomic stretch from Nodosilinea sp. E11 includes:
- the tnpA gene encoding IS200/IS605 family transposase: MAQALKSNINVVYSCKYYVVWCPKYRRKVLVNGVDVRLKELLYEVVSEATGELLQLEIMPDHVCLLVEIDPQYGIAKLVRNMKGRSSRFLRQEFPWLKSRLPTLWTNSYFVSTVGDIPVSVVEQYIENQKNV, translated from the coding sequence ATGGCTCAAGCACTCAAGTCTAATATAAACGTTGTCTACTCCTGTAAGTATTATGTTGTTTGGTGTCCGAAATATCGTCGTAAAGTGTTAGTTAATGGGGTTGATGTTCGGCTCAAAGAGCTTTTATATGAAGTGGTCAGTGAAGCAACAGGTGAACTTCTACAGCTAGAGATTATGCCTGATCACGTTTGTCTCCTAGTCGAAATTGACCCGCAATACGGTATTGCTAAGCTGGTGCGGAACATGAAAGGACGTTCATCAAGATTTCTGAGGCAAGAATTTCCTTGGCTTAAAAGTCGCTTGCCGACTTTATGGACAAACAGCTACTTTGTTTCAACTGTCGGTGATATCCCGGTTTCAGTTGTAGAGCAGTACATCGAGAATCAAAAAAATGTCTAG
- a CDS encoding AraC family transcriptional regulator produces MAIALSQSDYRAMLQEGGNNQQFAPGELDVTWPYPTQLGRGSVREAKLREGLQLTIASYQLHQDVIVEIPEREHPLEYEFTVIRDHSQPSTGATDHYFFSGSGLADSGINEELAGWHVLDVSFHLEPNLFSTWMGDRLEQAAPPVKALVNDLSQARYTYAASPTVAMQAALQQILNCPYTGLTQQLYLESKIWELMALHLDQMLQHQPDQPRKQTLKPDDIERLHYAREILKQHLTDPPSLNGLARQVGLNEFTLKQGFRQLFGTTVFGCLHHYRMECAKALLADSRFNVTEVARDVGFANRGHFAAAFRKKFGVNPKTYSLMTRSTRAKNSEFGSKNSFC; encoded by the coding sequence ATGGCGATCGCTCTTTCTCAGTCTGACTATCGGGCAATGCTTCAGGAGGGCGGCAATAATCAGCAGTTTGCACCCGGTGAGTTGGATGTAACTTGGCCCTATCCAACGCAGTTGGGCCGTGGGTCGGTTCGAGAGGCAAAACTGCGTGAGGGCTTACAACTAACGATCGCCAGCTACCAACTGCACCAGGATGTCATTGTTGAAATACCTGAGCGGGAGCACCCGCTAGAGTACGAATTCACCGTCATCCGCGACCATTCGCAGCCGTCAACGGGGGCTACAGATCATTACTTCTTCTCGGGTAGCGGCCTAGCAGACTCCGGCATTAACGAAGAACTGGCGGGGTGGCACGTTCTAGACGTGAGCTTTCATCTAGAGCCCAATTTGTTTTCCACCTGGATGGGCGATCGCCTAGAGCAGGCGGCACCCCCCGTTAAAGCCCTGGTCAACGACCTCAGCCAGGCTCGCTATACCTACGCTGCCTCGCCCACCGTGGCCATGCAGGCGGCCCTACAGCAGATTTTGAACTGCCCCTATACGGGCCTGACCCAGCAACTTTACCTAGAGAGCAAAATTTGGGAACTGATGGCTCTGCACCTGGATCAGATGTTGCAGCACCAGCCCGATCAGCCCCGGAAGCAAACCCTCAAACCCGACGATATTGAGCGCCTTCACTACGCCAGAGAAATCCTAAAGCAGCACCTCACCGATCCCCCCTCGCTGAACGGACTAGCTCGTCAGGTTGGCTTAAACGAATTTACTTTGAAGCAGGGATTCCGCCAACTCTTTGGCACTACGGTCTTTGGCTGCCTCCACCACTACCGTATGGAGTGCGCCAAGGCGCTATTGGCCGATAGCCGCTTCAATGTCACCGAAGTCGCCCGCGATGTGGGGTTTGCTAATCGGGGGCATTTTGCCGCAGCCTTTCGCAAAAAATTTGGCGTTAACCCCAAAACCTACTCCCTTATGACTAGAAGCACGCGGGCTAAAAATTCCGAGTTTGGATCAAAAAATTCCTTTTGCTGA
- a CDS encoding ABC transporter ATP-binding protein has translation MGAMTPGYRTILESYLKPQRGQFGGLALTLLGGIGLQLVNPQILRYFIDAAIAGGQQRSLLLAAGAFVAIALVQQGLAIATTYVSETIAWRATNTLRLDLARHALGLDLAFHKAHTPGELVERVDGDVDALSRFFSQFVLQVVGNGLLVVGVLTILWFEDWRAGLSLSLFALVAFGVLGSLQTLAVGPWGTYRQISAEFYGFVAEHLSGLEDIRANGAVGYVMDRFYTILRRWLAAFHQARFTSTLLWGSTVGLFTLGNAIALAVGAYLWSQAAITIGTVYLLFYYAALLQDPIERIREELEQLQQAQASIQRIQDLFGHRPQVNPGGQAVLPNGALSVEFQEVWFGYRDGAGEEVKRWGGEEVSKMLKPTPPLLHSFTPLLQNLTLHIPAGQTLGLLGRTGSGKSTLARLLLRLYDIQRGQIRLGGVDISQVSRVELPHHVGFVTQDVQLFQTSVRNNLTFFNGHIRDRTILQTLEELGLMPWLEALPAGLNTELGADSGGLSAGQAQLLAFARVFLRNPGLVVLDEASSRLDPQTEQLIERAVDRLLENRTGIIIAHRLKTVERADQILILEQGRAVEYGDRITLAQKPTSRFAQLLRAGSAVELA, from the coding sequence ATGGGGGCAATGACACCCGGATATCGAACGATTTTGGAGTCCTATCTGAAACCGCAGCGGGGGCAGTTTGGGGGGTTGGCGCTAACTTTGCTGGGGGGCATTGGCTTGCAGCTAGTGAATCCTCAGATTTTGCGCTACTTCATTGATGCAGCGATCGCAGGCGGGCAGCAGCGCTCGCTGCTGCTGGCGGCGGGGGCTTTTGTGGCGATCGCACTGGTGCAGCAGGGGCTGGCGATCGCCACCACCTACGTCAGCGAAACCATTGCCTGGCGCGCGACCAACACCCTACGCCTTGACCTGGCCCGCCACGCCCTGGGTCTAGACCTGGCCTTTCACAAAGCCCACACCCCCGGCGAACTGGTGGAGCGAGTCGATGGCGATGTCGATGCCCTGTCGCGGTTTTTCTCGCAGTTTGTGCTGCAGGTGGTGGGCAACGGGTTACTGGTCGTGGGCGTGCTGACGATTCTATGGTTTGAAGACTGGCGGGCCGGGCTGAGCCTGAGCCTGTTTGCCCTGGTGGCCTTTGGCGTGCTGGGCAGTCTGCAAACCCTGGCCGTTGGCCCCTGGGGCACCTACCGCCAGATCAGCGCCGAGTTCTACGGCTTTGTGGCCGAGCACCTCAGCGGCCTCGAAGACATCCGCGCCAACGGGGCCGTTGGCTACGTGATGGATCGGTTTTACACCATTCTGCGGCGGTGGCTGGCGGCCTTTCACCAGGCCCGCTTTACCAGCACATTGCTGTGGGGCAGCACCGTAGGGCTGTTTACGCTGGGCAATGCGATCGCCCTGGCCGTCGGGGCCTACCTCTGGAGCCAAGCCGCCATCACCATCGGCACCGTCTACCTGCTCTTCTACTACGCCGCTCTGCTGCAAGACCCGATCGAGCGTATCCGCGAAGAGCTGGAGCAGCTTCAGCAGGCCCAGGCCAGTATCCAGCGTATTCAGGATCTATTCGGGCATCGGCCCCAAGTTAACCCTGGCGGTCAGGCCGTTCTACCTAACGGGGCGCTGTCGGTGGAGTTTCAGGAGGTTTGGTTTGGGTATAGGGATGGGGCAGGTGAAGAGGTGAAGAGGTGGGGAGGTGAAGAAGTCAGTAAGATGCTCAAGCCTACCCCTCCACTCCTTCACTCCTTTACTCCTTTACTCCAAAACCTCACACTCCACATCCCCGCCGGGCAAACCCTCGGCCTACTGGGTCGCACGGGTAGCGGCAAGAGCACCCTGGCACGGTTGCTGCTGCGACTGTACGATATTCAGCGGGGGCAGATTCGCTTGGGTGGGGTCGATATCAGCCAAGTGTCGAGGGTAGAATTGCCGCACCATGTGGGGTTTGTAACTCAGGATGTGCAGTTGTTTCAGACCAGCGTGCGGAACAATCTGACGTTTTTTAATGGGCACATTCGCGATCGCACTATTCTACAAACCCTGGAGGAGCTGGGCCTGATGCCCTGGCTAGAGGCGCTACCTGCGGGGCTGAACACAGAACTGGGGGCCGACAGCGGCGGGCTGTCGGCGGGGCAGGCGCAGCTGCTGGCGTTCGCGCGGGTGTTTCTGAGGAATCCGGGGCTGGTGGTGCTGGATGAAGCCTCATCGCGGCTGGATCCGCAGACGGAGCAGCTGATTGAGCGGGCGGTGGATCGGCTGTTGGAAAACCGCACGGGGATTATCATTGCCCACCGGCTGAAGACCGTGGAGCGGGCCGACCAGATTTTGATTTTGGAGCAGGGGCGGGCGGTGGAGTACGGCGATCGCATCACGCTGGCGCAAAAGCCCACCTCTCGCTTTGCCCAGTTGCTTAGAGCGGGCTCTGCCGTTGAGCTGGCGTAG
- a CDS encoding AraC family transcriptional regulator has translation MAITLSSTDYDELWQAANPHRGESDREDLAEVREIVPPRLGQGYVQQIQLRGIGLSLFDYHLHEDVCLISATDSPDSYEVGFNLSGNRSGKRTGENFLEWGTRPVEPPRRQLDYANDPVLKVDLHIDPDHEIGQLLAHGIANLSPPSQPVDAGSAPWVNDINVITPAMRLVLEQLWRCPFQGQTRRIFLEAKCLELIALKLEQLSTASSQTKELRPLSADDRDRIYAAQKILIDQLDNPPTLLELARRVNLNDYKLKVGFKQVFGTTVFGYLHQHRMETARHLLHSRRFNVKEVAQSVGYANQSRFAAAFRKQFGVNPKAYSRS, from the coding sequence ATGGCTATTACCCTCTCCAGCACCGACTACGACGAACTCTGGCAAGCCGCCAATCCCCACCGGGGAGAGAGCGATCGCGAAGATTTAGCCGAAGTGCGAGAGATCGTGCCGCCGCGTCTGGGGCAGGGCTATGTGCAGCAGATTCAACTGCGGGGTATTGGTCTGAGCCTGTTCGACTACCACCTGCATGAGGATGTATGCCTGATCTCGGCAACGGACAGCCCAGACAGCTACGAGGTGGGCTTTAACCTCTCCGGCAACCGCAGCGGCAAGCGCACGGGGGAGAACTTTTTGGAGTGGGGCACGCGCCCCGTTGAGCCACCCCGGCGGCAACTGGACTATGCCAATGACCCCGTACTCAAAGTCGATTTGCACATTGATCCTGACCACGAGATTGGGCAACTGCTGGCCCATGGCATTGCAAATCTGTCCCCACCTAGCCAACCAGTGGATGCGGGTAGTGCCCCCTGGGTGAATGATATCAATGTGATTACTCCGGCCATGCGGCTCGTGCTAGAGCAACTCTGGCGCTGCCCGTTTCAGGGCCAGACCCGGCGCATTTTTTTGGAGGCCAAATGTCTGGAGCTAATTGCCCTGAAGCTAGAGCAGTTGAGCACCGCATCGTCCCAAACCAAAGAGTTAAGGCCCCTCAGTGCCGACGATCGCGATCGCATCTACGCCGCCCAGAAAATTCTCATCGACCAGCTAGACAATCCACCCACCCTGCTTGAGCTGGCCCGACGGGTTAACCTCAATGACTACAAGCTCAAGGTGGGCTTTAAGCAGGTGTTTGGTACCACGGTGTTTGGCTACCTGCACCAGCACCGCATGGAAACGGCCCGCCACCTGCTCCACAGCCGCCGCTTCAACGTGAAAGAAGTGGCCCAATCCGTAGGCTACGCCAACCAGAGCCGCTTCGCCGCCGCCTTTCGCAAGCAGTTTGGCGTCAACCCGAAGGCCTATAGCCGGAGTTGA
- a CDS encoding iron-siderophore ABC transporter substrate-binding protein encodes MTLKNWLLHGLLMVLVAVGAIACQTSPIANPAPVDCRMVQHPLGETCVPMQPSRVVALDHTAAVNLLSLGVMPAGVASNLLPQLAERLPDVPRLGQSAQINLEALAVLQPDLIIGAASDLEDTYDKLSAIAPTVAFEMQTTADWQQPFRFHGQVLGLEAEAEAVLEQYRQRVETLSNQRGNPPMQVSLVRVMAQSGQIGLYLKNCFGGSILADIGFERPPAQDEGTPDQPPFTKLISREAMTQADGDVILLSTFGATPEIAAEAEAELERLKTDPLWQSLKAVQQNQVYLIGHYWGAGNSPLAAEWVLDDVEQYLLQSSDQEA; translated from the coding sequence ATGACTCTAAAAAACTGGCTACTTCACGGACTGCTCATGGTGCTGGTAGCGGTGGGTGCGATCGCCTGTCAGACTTCCCCCATCGCCAATCCGGCTCCCGTCGACTGCCGTATGGTGCAGCATCCCTTGGGGGAAACCTGTGTGCCCATGCAGCCGAGTCGGGTGGTGGCCCTAGATCACACGGCGGCGGTTAATTTGCTGTCGTTGGGGGTGATGCCTGCGGGGGTGGCCAGCAATCTGTTGCCCCAGCTAGCCGAGCGGCTGCCAGATGTACCGCGTTTGGGGCAGAGCGCTCAGATCAATCTGGAAGCGTTGGCGGTGCTCCAGCCTGATTTGATTATCGGGGCCGCCTCAGATCTAGAGGATACCTACGACAAGCTATCGGCGATCGCCCCCACCGTGGCCTTTGAGATGCAAACTACTGCCGACTGGCAGCAACCCTTTCGCTTCCACGGCCAGGTGCTGGGGCTGGAGGCCGAGGCCGAGGCGGTGCTAGAGCAGTATCGGCAGCGTGTAGAGACCTTGAGCAACCAACGGGGAAACCCGCCTATGCAGGTTTCTCTGGTGCGGGTGATGGCCCAGTCGGGTCAGATTGGGCTATATCTAAAGAACTGCTTTGGCGGCTCTATTTTGGCCGATATCGGCTTTGAGCGCCCCCCTGCTCAAGATGAAGGCACCCCAGATCAGCCGCCGTTTACCAAACTGATTAGCCGCGAGGCCATGACCCAGGCCGATGGCGATGTGATCTTGCTCTCCACCTTTGGTGCGACCCCAGAGATTGCCGCCGAGGCCGAGGCCGAACTAGAGCGATTGAAAACCGATCCCCTTTGGCAGTCACTCAAGGCCGTGCAGCAAAACCAGGTGTATTTGATAGGTCACTACTGGGGGGCGGGCAACAGCCCCTTAGCTGCGGAGTGGGTGCTCGACGACGTGGAGCAGTATTTGCTGCAATCTTCCGACCAGGAGGCATAA
- a CDS encoding TonB-dependent receptor domain-containing protein — MNQLQRLAWVEGALLVLMASPTQAEPAPKIESQGASLVTEMPRGEATAQESETAAAPALLSQIEQPADTVDEWSAEIAQAIAQITAVRLNPTADGVEMVLETSAELAASSSVVGNALIVDIANATLTLPEGGEFQATNPAEGIALVSVAPLGDGVRVAITGSEAPPTAAINAAAQRLVMSVARGTAAAAPDEEAIQVVVTATRSEEEATTIPRSVTVITQQEIQQQTSVSRDLSDILGALVPGLAPSSERTFTAASLRGRNAVILIDGVPQNVNVRDFDRELRTLDPSIIERIEVVRGPSAIYGGGATGGIINIITRQPDEADFSATSEVSVNSALGSLQGESFGYFVQQTVSARDGNADILASLSRADTGASFDGQGDRIPTIQGTDESENVSLFTRLGYNPDENQRLQFSLNYYRESRNSDVIADPSVDDEPGEQKARALRVGQLSFPEGGGPQADRNVILNLSYRHDDILNGSLDSQLYFRDNSSRSDPRDRRPRPFGIFQGELESQNWGGRLALDTPLADSLNLVWGADYNHETTANTYNLFDPVSFDDSNGRVNRLIEQRPLVPPYTLSSLGLFSQLQWQTTDWLELSGGVRHERIGFSVSDYTTFFGEPIAGGDRNFSDTAFNAGAVADITPEISLFANVAQGFSVPDFGAVLGFADPDFAVNSDVQANRPQKVSEYEVGIRGDWNTVQASISGFYNTSELGSTFVFDDATGLYDLVRAPERVYGLEATLDVQPSPTWSLGTTLSLVGGEADLDDTGEYIAISSTRIQPLKLTAYIENETLPGWRNRLQLLYVGSRSAAFDAEVDPSPINSYAVVDLISSVDVGPGTLDIGIANLFDAFYFPAYAQRSSGFSETFNSAASGRRVTVGYRVTF; from the coding sequence ATGAATCAACTACAGCGATTGGCTTGGGTGGAGGGGGCTTTACTGGTGCTGATGGCTAGCCCAACTCAGGCAGAGCCAGCGCCAAAGATTGAAAGTCAGGGGGCAAGCCTTGTGACCGAAATGCCCCGTGGAGAAGCTACGGCGCAGGAGAGTGAAACAGCGGCAGCCCCAGCTCTCCTTAGCCAAATTGAGCAACCTGCCGACACGGTAGATGAATGGTCAGCTGAAATAGCCCAGGCAATAGCCCAAATTACAGCTGTGCGGCTTAATCCTACCGCTGACGGCGTGGAAATGGTTTTAGAAACATCGGCAGAGCTAGCGGCTTCGTCGTCGGTGGTGGGCAATGCGCTGATTGTGGATATCGCCAATGCAACGCTGACGCTGCCAGAGGGCGGTGAGTTTCAGGCTACTAACCCGGCTGAGGGCATTGCGCTGGTGAGCGTTGCACCGCTAGGAGATGGCGTGCGGGTGGCGATCACGGGCTCAGAGGCTCCGCCGACTGCGGCGATTAATGCAGCGGCGCAGCGCTTAGTGATGTCTGTCGCTAGAGGCACAGCCGCGGCAGCCCCTGACGAAGAAGCCATTCAGGTGGTGGTGACGGCCACCCGCAGCGAGGAAGAGGCGACGACAATTCCCCGATCGGTGACCGTCATTACCCAGCAGGAGATTCAGCAGCAGACCTCCGTCAGTCGAGATTTGAGCGATATTTTAGGGGCGCTGGTACCGGGTCTCGCGCCATCCTCAGAGCGGACGTTTACGGCGGCCTCGCTGCGGGGCCGAAACGCCGTTATTTTGATCGATGGGGTGCCGCAAAATGTCAACGTGCGCGACTTTGACCGCGAGCTGCGCACCCTCGACCCCAGCATTATTGAGCGCATTGAGGTGGTGCGCGGCCCCAGCGCTATCTACGGGGGTGGGGCAACCGGCGGCATCATCAACATCATTACGCGGCAGCCCGATGAGGCCGACTTTAGTGCCACCTCAGAGGTGAGCGTCAATTCTGCCCTGGGGAGCTTGCAGGGCGAGAGTTTTGGCTACTTTGTTCAGCAGACGGTCTCTGCCAGGGATGGCAATGCCGATATTTTGGCCTCGCTGTCGCGGGCTGATACGGGAGCCTCGTTTGATGGGCAGGGCGATCGCATTCCCACCATTCAAGGCACTGATGAGAGTGAGAATGTGTCTCTCTTTACCCGGTTAGGCTACAACCCCGACGAAAACCAGCGGCTTCAGTTTTCGCTCAACTACTACCGCGAAAGCCGCAACAGCGATGTGATTGCCGACCCCAGCGTTGACGACGAACCCGGCGAGCAAAAGGCGCGAGCCCTGCGGGTGGGGCAGCTGAGCTTTCCCGAAGGGGGTGGCCCCCAGGCCGATCGCAACGTGATTCTAAATCTCAGCTATCGCCACGACGACATTTTGAATGGCAGCCTCGATAGCCAGCTTTACTTCCGTGACAACTCATCCCGCAGCGACCCCCGCGATCGCCGTCCCCGACCCTTTGGCATTTTTCAAGGAGAGCTAGAGTCCCAAAACTGGGGCGGACGGCTCGCCCTCGATACGCCCCTGGCGGACAGCCTCAACCTGGTTTGGGGGGCTGACTACAACCACGAGACCACCGCCAATACCTATAACCTCTTTGACCCGGTCAGCTTCGACGACAGCAATGGTCGAGTCAACCGGCTGATCGAACAGCGACCCCTGGTGCCGCCCTATACCCTCAGCAGTCTGGGGCTGTTTTCTCAGCTCCAGTGGCAGACCACCGACTGGTTGGAGCTATCGGGGGGCGTACGCCACGAGCGCATTGGCTTCTCGGTGAGCGACTACACCACTTTTTTTGGCGAACCGATCGCAGGGGGCGATCGCAACTTTAGCGACACCGCCTTTAATGCTGGCGCCGTAGCCGATATCACCCCCGAAATCAGCCTATTTGCCAACGTTGCCCAGGGTTTTTCGGTGCCCGATTTTGGCGCGGTGTTAGGCTTTGCCGACCCCGACTTTGCGGTGAATTCAGATGTGCAAGCCAACCGGCCCCAGAAAGTCAGCGAGTATGAGGTCGGCATTCGCGGCGACTGGAACACGGTTCAGGCTTCAATTTCAGGGTTTTACAACACTTCCGAGTTAGGCTCTACCTTTGTGTTTGATGACGCCACTGGCCTCTACGACCTGGTGCGGGCACCCGAGCGCGTCTACGGCCTAGAGGCCACCCTGGATGTTCAGCCCAGCCCCACCTGGAGCCTGGGCACCACCCTCAGCTTGGTCGGTGGCGAAGCCGATTTAGACGACACCGGAGAGTACATCGCCATCAGCAGCACCCGCATTCAGCCCCTCAAGCTCACCGCTTACATCGAAAATGAAACCCTGCCGGGCTGGCGCAATCGCCTCCAACTGCTGTACGTGGGCAGCCGCAGCGCCGCCTTTGACGCCGAGGTTGACCCCAGCCCGATAAACAGCTACGCCGTGGTGGATTTGATCAGCAGCGTCGATGTCGGCCCCGGCACCTTAGACATTGGCATTGCTAACCTGTTCGATGCGTTCTATTTCCCGGCCTATGCCCAGCGTAGCAGCGGGTTTTCTGAAACTTTCAATAGCGCTGCGTCTGGGCGACGGGTGACCGTGGGGTATCGGGTGACGTTTTAG